The following coding sequences lie in one Mycteria americana isolate JAX WOST 10 ecotype Jacksonville Zoo and Gardens chromosome 13, USCA_MyAme_1.0, whole genome shotgun sequence genomic window:
- the CCDC92 gene encoding coiled-coil domain-containing protein 92, with amino-acid sequence MATSNLENQLQSAQKNLLFLQREHANTLKGLHAEIRRLQQHCTDLTYELTVKSSDLSGNGSSRSDELKRKCEDLEAQLKVKEAENNELLKELEQKNAMIMVLENTIKEREKKYLEELKMKSHKLNMLSSELEQRASTIAYLTSQLHATKKKLMSSSGTSEGTPSGSPVLSNYKPSPPKDKLPETPRRRMKKSLSTPLNPEFEEAYRIGSDSRKLLLREPVDAMPDPTPFLLARETAEVHLIKERPLVIPPIASDRASSESHSPAREKPHKAHIGVAHRIHHVTPSQPQPEVETLAVDQVHGSKVVRKHSGTDRTV; translated from the exons ATGGCAACTTCAAACCTGGAGAACCAGCTGCAGAGTGCCCAGAAGAATCTGTTGTTTCTCCAGCGAGAACATGCCAACACACTGAAGGGCCTGCACGCTGAGATTCGAcgcctgcagcagcactgcacag ATTTAACCTATGAGCTGACTGTAAAGAGTTCAGACTTGTCAG GAAATGGTAGTTCCAGAAGTGATGAACTCAAAAGAAAGTGTGAAGATCTTGAAGCTCAGCTGAAAGTCAAAGAGGCTGAAAATAATGAATTACTGAAAGAACTCGAACAAAAGAATGCGATGATAATGGTGCTGGAAAACActattaaagaaagagaaaagaagtatttggaagagttaaaaatgaaaagccataAGCTCAATATGTTGTCAAGTGAACTAGAGCAGAGAGCAAGCACTATTGCTTATTTAACTTCTCAACTGCATGCTACTAAGAAGAAGCTGATGAGCTCAAGCGGGACTTCGGAGGGGACCCCTTCTGGCAGTCCCGTATTGTCCAACTATAAGCCGTCCCCTCCCAAAGATAAACTGCCGGAGACTCCACGGCGCAGAATGAAGAAGAGTCTGTCAACACCACTCAACCCTGAGTTTGAAGAGGCCTACAGAATAGGATCAGATAGCCGGAAGCTGCTGTTGAGAGAGCCTGTGGATGCCATGCCTGATCCCACTCCGTTTCTGTTGGCCAGGGAGACGGCAGAGGTCCATCTTATTAAGGAGAGGCCGTTAGTTATTCCACCTATTGCTTCAGATCGTGCATCCAGTGAATCGCACAGCCCAGCCCGAGAGAAGCCGCACAAGGCGCACATTGGGGTGGCGCATCGCATCCACCACGTCACGCCATCCCAGCCTCAGCCGGAGGTTGAAACGCTGGCAGTGGATCAGGTCCACGGAAGCAAAGTGGTCAGAAAGCACTCAGGGACAGACAGAACTGTTTGA